DNA sequence from the Acipenser ruthenus chromosome 8, fAciRut3.2 maternal haplotype, whole genome shotgun sequence genome:
AAATCACAATAAGCTGTGTGCTACATGTGTAAAATGCCTTCTTTCTACCTTCTGGTGTTGCGATCTTAAGTACAGTgatgattatttttaaataagaaagcaaaataataaaaaatggaacAATTAAGACTAAACATGCTATTATAGCTGACAAAAGCATATTGAAAGTTGTGTCAGTGCAGGCGAGTCTGGCGACTGAACGATGTTCACAGTACAAATGGTTTACCTTATTAGGACCACAGTAAGGAAGTATAGCAGCAAAGCTGACTGCAGGCAGTGGACTGATTGCTCCCAACATCCAGGCTACAATGCACAGGATTTGTCCATTTTTATTGGTAATTAAAGCAGGGTACCTTAAAGGGAAACATATTGAAACATAGCGGTCTAGTGCCATCACAAGCATCATGAAAGAATCCACCGAGCcagcaaagtgtaaaaaatacatttggatgAAACACACATGGAATTGTATTGCATTCAAGTCAAGCAGATAGGACTGTATAAGTTTAGGGCTTATAACTGTGCTGTATATGATATCAGACAAAGCAAGGTTACAGATAATAATATACATTGGAGTTTGTAATTTTTCTTCCATTTTGATCACATATAAAATGAAAAGGTTGCCAAGAAGAGTCAATAGATAGATGATAAGAAACGTGACTCCTATTAACTGTGGAGCTTGTCTCACGCCAGTAAAGccaacaaaaacaaattcagcaacatttgtGTGATTTGAGTCAGACAAAATCTGCATTTTCCATCCCGATTCCATTGTATTCCAATAATCTAAAAGAGAAAGGAAATAATTAGGTCAATAAGTCTGATGCCTTTAAAAGTTGAAATGTCTGTTtactaataatacacatttatataaataaactaaCATGAAGCAGCAGCCAGTTTATCCCGCGGCATTTTTATATTACGCTGCAATCACATAATGACTGAAGGGCATTACGGTTCATAATTAAGACAACCTAGCTCTGTTTGTAAAAGCCTggctgtaaatgtatttttattttcatacttgTGTGCCAGCACTGGTATACAATCACTTGTTAAGAAACTACAGAGTCCATGATGCACCTGACCAGACTCAACTTTCTGCCAAATGAATATTCAGAGGCTGGCATGTTGTCTGTAAATTGTCTTCcttgtttaacattttaaaatcattttttcctGTCTATTTGGAACAGGAGACGGTATAGAAAAAGGAAAGTGAAATTCAATTTAGAGTTGTTGTTTCAAAAGACAATGTATAAACAACCATGGCAGTATATACATAAACTACAAGTTGGTATTTCTGGTAAActtaaatatgcattttttactgtaaaaataatgtaatgtaaaacatGTGGCAGAAATAGAAGCTATCTAATGAATCTTTATTTTGTACCGAAAATTATCCCACGCATGACTTAGAGAGGGTTGTTTAAGACCCATGTATTATGAGCATTCAGGATTCCCATAGCAACTGATTGTTTTGCATTACATTGTGAGGCAATCTCAATAGACAAGCAGAACTGAATTGAAATCCTATACAGTTAAAAGTAACATGCCGACAACAGACAGTCATAGTTTAGGGATTAGATGTAGATTTATCCTCAGCTTGTAGAGATACAGCCACAGTGTCTCTCTCACCCCAGGTAAGACTGCATGTAAG
Encoded proteins:
- the LOC131737824 gene encoding olfactory receptor 10G9-like — protein: MEEKLQTPMYIIICNLALSDIIYSTVISPKLIQSYLLDLNAIQFHVCFIQMYFLHFAGSVDSFMMLVMALDRYVSICFPLRYPALITNKNGQILCIVAWMLGAISPLPAVSFAAILPYCGPNKVNHLYCEHRSVARLACTDTTFNMLLSAIIACLVLIVPFFIILLSYLKIIITVLKIATPEGRKKAFYTCSTQLIVISIYFIPRLFVYIAAIVGVYMPDVARVSLGVMYCLLPPLANPVIYSFRTKEIKQFILKSFKLKTVVP